From the genome of Fundidesulfovibrio putealis DSM 16056:
TCTGCTGGGCCTGGGCCGGAGCGGCCAGGACGATGACAAGCGCCAGCAGCGCGAAGAAGCCCAAGGTGCGTTTCATGCGTCGTTCTCCCGGAAAATAGCCGACAGTCGTGTCGCGCTGGTTTGTTTCTGCGTCGTCAGGCGAGCCCGGTCTCAGGCCGGTCTCAGGCCGGTCTCAATCTGTTCCGCTCCAGGCCGCGCCCTGCCTGATCCCGCCGCGCCGGATTTCCGCCATGATGGCGTTATGCACCGCGCGCTTGTCTCCGGCCCATGCAGGCGCGACCAGTTCGCCCTGGGCCGGGTCTGCGGCCAGCCGGTGCACCACCATGTCCGGGCGAAGTGCCGAAAGCGACCGGCCCACCCAGGCCGCGTAGTCCTCAAGCGTGGGCGGCTGGACGAACCCTGCCCGGTAGTCGTTCGCCAGGGGCGTGTTCCCGGCCACGAACAGGTTGTGGAACTTGATGCCCGCCACGGGGAGCGCGTTCACGAAGCGCACGGTCTCGTCCCAGTCCCCGGGCGTTTCGCCGGGCAAACCGGCCATCACGTGCGCCAGCACCTTTACGCCCATCCCGGCGGCCATTTCGGCGGCGCGGGCAAAGCACTCGGGCCCGTGCCCCCGGTTCACGCGGGCAAGGGTTGCCGGGTTGGAAGATTGCAAACCCAGTTCCAGCCAGAGCTCGCGGGCGGGAAAATCCGCCAGCAGCCGGATTTTTTCCTGGTCCAGGCAGTCGGGCCGGGTGCCCAGGCACAGCCCCTCCAGGTCGGGGATGGTGGCCAG
Proteins encoded in this window:
- a CDS encoding TIGR01212 family radical SAM protein (This family includes YhcC from E. coli K-12, an uncharacterized radical SAM protein.), which gives rise to MNKVSSNAIQAQGYYSVSAHWKDLFSRPARKVPLDAGFTCPNRDGTVSSGGCSFCNANGSGTGLHRAMSLTQQWDHWRERRRTVWGEVALVGYLQAFSNTHGPASKLRAVLEELATIPDLEGLCLGTRPDCLDQEKIRLLADFPARELWLELGLQSSNPATLARVNRGHGPECFARAAEMAAGMGVKVLAHVMAGLPGETPGDWDETVRFVNALPVAGIKFHNLFVAGNTPLANDYRAGFVQPPTLEDYAAWVGRSLSALRPDMVVHRLAADPAQGELVAPAWAGDKRAVHNAIMAEIRRGGIRQGAAWSGTD